Below is a window of Cytobacillus firmus DNA.
GAGAGGAGAAATAACGGTGTCAAACATACAGAGGATTATGGAAGAAAGAGTATTTGAAATCGATAAAATAGCAAAGTTTGATCCTGAGAAACCGCAAAAGAACTATTTTTATGAAACTGATAAAACAGTGGGAGCTGTCTGGTGTCTGGAACCAGGCCAGGAGGTATACTTGCATTCTCACTCAAATGTAGATGATATGTGGGTTTGTATGGAGGGAACAGGAACCTACTTTCCTGACTTGGAGAATGAAATTCAAATAAGTAAAGGCATGGTGATCCTTGCTAAGCCTAATCAGATTCATGGAATGCGCAATACAGGGAAGGATCGATTTTTATTTGTTGGATTTGCTGCTGGCTCTCTTCCAATGGATATTAC
It encodes the following:
- a CDS encoding cupin domain-containing protein, whose product is MSNIQRIMEERVFEIDKIAKFDPEKPQKNYFYETDKTVGAVWCLEPGQEVYLHSHSNVDDMWVCMEGTGTYFPDLENEIQISKGMVILAKPNQIHGMRNTGKDRFLFVGFAAGSLPMDITRY